In Phaseolus vulgaris cultivar G19833 chromosome 10, P. vulgaris v2.0, whole genome shotgun sequence, a single genomic region encodes these proteins:
- the LOC137818609 gene encoding patellin-6-like — translation MMDTASSPLSLQSQKTSFQDLPEASPKPYKKGFVATLMGGVSTTPSFKEDNYFVSLLRSSEKKALQELKDKLKASFDDSPSDASMWGIPLLGGDDKADVILLKFLRARDFRVGDALHMLLRCLAWRKEFGADTILEEDLGFKELEGVIAYMQGYDKEGHPVCYNAYGVFKDKEMYERVFGDDEKLKKFLRWRVQVLERGIKVLHFKPGGVNSLIQVTDLKDMPKRELRVASNHILSLFQDNYPEMVARKVFINVPWYFSMLYSMFSPFLTQRTKSKFVISKEGNAAETLYKFIRPEDIPVQYGGLNRPSDLPNGPPKPASEFTIKGGEKVNIQIEGIEAGATITWDIVVGGWDLEYSAEFVPNAEGSYTIAVEKARKMGASEEAIHNSFTSKESGKMVLSVDNTASRRKKVAAYRYVVRKSSTI, via the exons ATGATGGACACCGCTTCATCCCCTTTGTCTCTCCAAAGCCAAAAGACAAGCTTCCAGGACTTGCCAGAAGCTTCCCCCAAGCCTTACAAGAAGGGCTTTGTGGCCACCCTAATGGGAGGAGTCTCTACTACTCCTTCCTTCAAAGAAGATAACTACTTTGTCTCCCTCCTCAGGTCCTCAGAGAAGAAAGCGCTTCAGGAGCTGAAGGACAAGCTCAAAGCGTCCTTTGATGACTCTCCCTCTGATGCCTCCATGTGGGGCATTCCCCTCCTTGGAGGTGATGACAAAGCTGATGTTATTCTCCTGAAGTTTCTTAGAGCAAGGGACTTCAGGGTTGGTGATGCCCTACACATGCTTCTAAGGTGTCTTGCTTGGAGGAAGGAGTTTGGTGCCGACACCATTTTGGAAGAGGATTTGGGGTTCAAGGAGCTTGAAGGAGTGATAGCATATATGCAAGGGTATGACAAAGAGGGGCACCCTGTGTGCTACAATGCGTATGGGGTGTTTAAGGACAAGGAAATGTATGAGAGGGTCTTTGGTGACGACGAGAAGCTGAAAAAATTCCTCAGGTGGAGGGTTCAAGTCCTTGAGAGAGGCATCAAGGTTCTTCATTTCAAGCCTGGTGGGGTCAATTCTCTCATTCAGGTCACAGACCTCAAGGACATGCCCAAGAGAGAGCTTAGGGTGGCTTCCAACCACATTCTCTCCTTGTTCCAAGACAACTACCCGGAAATGGTGGCTCGCAAG GTTTTCATCAACGTGCCGTGGTACTTCAGCATGCTGTATTCAATGTTCAGTCCGTTTCTGACTCAGAGAACTAAGAGCAAGTTTGTGATCTCCAAGGAAGGAAATGCTGCAGAGACACTCTACAA ATTTATTAGGCCTGAGGATATTCCTGTTCAGTATGGAGGACTGAATCGGCCCAGTGATTTGCCGAATGGTCCCCCAAAACCTGCATCTGAGTTCACAATCAAAGGAGGGGAGAAAGTGAACATACAAATTGAAGGAATTGAG GCTGGTGCAACAATCACATGGGACATTGTAGTGGGAGGATGGGACTTGGAATACAGTGCTGAATTTGTGCCAAATGCTGAAGGAAGCTACACCATAGCAGTTGAAAAGGCAAGGAAGATGGGAGCCTCAGAAGAAGCAATCCACAACTCATTCACATCAAAAGAATCTGGAAAGATGGTACTCTCAGTTGATAACACTGCCTCAAGGAGGAAAAAGGTTGCTGCTTATCGCTATGTTGTCCGCAAAAGCAGCACCATTTAA